A single region of the Nocardioides ochotonae genome encodes:
- a CDS encoding IclR family transcriptional regulator yields the protein MSDSRPAPGAQTLARGLRALELVAVARDGATIQEIAAELDVHRSIASRILSTLADARLVARSADGRYRPGAGLAALATGVHGTLRSIAEPFMRELAGEFGATISLLVTEGEEAVALAVIEPPASGYVLSFRAGARHPLGRGAAGVALLAAAPPAPGEAEKVTTSRARGYAATFGEVEPGAYGVAVPLSLAEGMPTACLNLITYRPEVADSAAPRLMAAAERISAALS from the coding sequence GTGAGCGACAGCCGACCCGCACCCGGAGCCCAGACGCTCGCCCGCGGGCTGCGCGCCCTCGAGCTGGTCGCCGTCGCACGCGACGGGGCGACGATCCAGGAGATCGCCGCCGAGCTCGACGTCCACCGCTCGATCGCCTCGCGCATCCTCTCCACGCTGGCCGACGCGCGCCTGGTCGCTCGCAGCGCCGACGGCCGCTACCGCCCCGGCGCCGGCCTCGCCGCACTCGCCACCGGGGTCCACGGCACCCTGCGTTCGATCGCCGAGCCGTTCATGCGCGAGCTCGCCGGCGAGTTCGGCGCCACGATCTCCCTCCTCGTCACCGAGGGCGAGGAGGCGGTGGCACTCGCCGTCATCGAACCGCCCGCATCGGGCTACGTGCTCTCCTTCCGCGCCGGCGCCCGCCACCCGCTCGGCCGCGGCGCCGCGGGCGTGGCCCTCCTCGCCGCCGCCCCGCCGGCCCCGGGCGAGGCGGAGAAGGTCACCACGTCGCGCGCCCGCGGCTACGCCGCCACCTTCGGCGAGGTCGAGCCCGGCGCGTACGGCGTCGCCGTACCACTGTCGCTGGCCGAGGGCATGCCGACCGCCTGCCTCAACCTCATCACCTACCGCCCCGAGGTGGCGGAC